DNA sequence from the Schistocerca americana isolate TAMUIC-IGC-003095 chromosome 2, iqSchAmer2.1, whole genome shotgun sequence genome:
cgccgcccccgccgccgcccccagcGCCCCGCTGAagctgcgccggctgtcgggcggCAAGGTGGTGGAGGGCGGCGGCCGCTCGGACAACCACCTGCTGCTGCGCTCGCTGGGGCTGTCGCGCCGGCGCAGCGGCCACCACCGCAAGCGGCTGGCGGCCGAGTCGCGCCGCCTCGCCGCCCCCGGCGACTCGCACGTCTTCGTGGTGAAGCTGCCGCCCGACTCGCACTTCTACGGCCTGCAGCAGCCGCACCCCAACGACGTGACCAAGGTGCGGCCGCCCGTCAGCTTCGCCGCCAACGGCAAGCCGTCCGCCGTCTACCACTGGAACCTGCCCGCCAGGCACCTCATCGCCGCCAAGAAGTCGCGCGCGCGCACCGCCCCCTCCAGGCTGCAGGCGTCCGATGACAGCGAGGTCGGTAGCACTTTTTTATTTACTCTTTTTCTAACAGATGTGACGTGAAGTCACGTAAGAGGTACGCACCAATTTTTACGTCATTTGATGGTTGAAGCACTGCTATTATGAATGCTAcagaaatatactactggccattaaaattgctacaccacgaaaatgacgtgctacaggcgcgaaatttaaccgaccagaagaagatgctgtgatatgcaaatgattagctt
Encoded proteins:
- the LOC124593907 gene encoding uncharacterized protein LOC124593907 codes for the protein LSGGKVVEGGGRSDNHLLLRSLGLSRRRSGHHRKRLAAESRRLAAPGDSHVFVVKLPPDSHFYGLQQPHPNDVTKVRPPVSFAANGKPSAVYHWNLPARHLIAAKKSRARTAPSRLQASDDSEVFYVSPHKHPNDHHGHHYHHHKKPSFSFYAPKMSRKKAVFHKYFPGNGKPQSLYVIAKAKKSASYHKLML